The following are from one region of the Oncorhynchus masou masou isolate Uvic2021 chromosome 24, UVic_Omas_1.1, whole genome shotgun sequence genome:
- the LOC135513188 gene encoding pre-mRNA-splicing factor 38A, whose protein sequence is MANRTVKDANSIHGTNPQYLVEKIIRTRIYESKYWKEECFGLTAELVVDKAMALKFVGGVYGGNIKPTPFLCLTLKMLQIQPEKDIIVEFIKNEDFKYVRLLGAMYMRLTGTSVDCYKYLEPLYNDYRKIKSQNRNGEFELQHVDEFIDELLHSERMCDIILPRLQKRQVLEEAELLDTRISALEEDLDEVETSDEEDEEEEKPERVQTPEPHRRSYRDNDRPRRSPSPRYRRSRSPRRRSRSPKRRSPSPRRERHRSKSPRRHRSRSRERRHRSKSPGHHRSHRHRSHSKSPERSSKKSHKKSRRGNE, encoded by the exons ATGGCAAATAGGACTGTTAAAGATGCAAACAGTATACATGGAACAAATCCACAATACTTGGTAGAGAAAATTATTCGTACTCGAATTTATGAATCAAAATATTGGAAAGAAGAATGCTTTGGACTGACTG CCGAACTTGTCGTTGACAAAGCCATGGCGTTGAAGTTTGTCGGAGGAGTCTATGGAGGAAATATCAAACCTACACCGTTCCTGTGTCTCACTCTGAAGATGCTACAGATTCAGCCAGAAAAAGACATCATTGTAGAATTCATCAAGAATGAGGATTTCAA GTATGTCCGCTTGCTAGGGGCAATGTACATGAGGTTGACTGGGACATCAGTGGATTGCTACAAATACCTGGAACCACTGTACAACGACTACCGAAAAATCAAGAGTCAGAACCGAAATGGAG AGTTTGAGCTGCAACATGTAGATGAGTTCATTGATGAACTGCTACACTCTGAGAGAATGTGTGACATCATCCTTCCCAGGCTTCAG AAAAGACAGGTCCTTGAGGAGGCGGAGTTATTAGACACACGCATCAGCGCCCTAGAAGAGGACCTGGATGAAGTGGAGACCAGTGACGAGGAAGACGAGGAAGAGGAAAAG CCAGAGAGAGTTCAGACCCCAGAGCCCCACAGACGGAGTTACCGGGACAACGACCGCCCTCGCCGTTCGCCCTCTCCACGCTACAGACGCAGCCGTTCACCCAGACG GAGGAGCAGATCACCCAAGAGACGAAG CCCATCCCCCAGACGAGAACGCCACCGCAGCAAAAGTCCCCGTCGCCACCGCAGCCGCTCCCGAGAGAGACGTCACCGCTCAAAGTCCCCAG GCCATCACAGAAGCCACAGGCATCGCAGTCACTCCAAATCCCCAGAGAG GAGTTCAAAAAAGAGCCACAAGAAGAGTCGAAGAGGAAACGAGTGA
- the LOC135513187 gene encoding interferon-induced protein with tetratricopeptide repeats 5-like gives MNPAQTALKTKLEELECHFTWELELSRYMLLIHRDHLQDIGSDEGFPWLGQMYNLWAYIHHTLDSTDAALQCLSKAEEAFHRNSPSDTMGPWQLVHYGNLAWVHYHLDNQAESQRCLTKVEGLLRDYPSPSQGELHPEVCVEKAWTLMKFGQDKRLKAIDYFQMAIRMEPERKEWQSSYALALDSVYCFHPNNQQKESEVLEELRLAKEHDPDNLYVASIYLLRLGRNGQVRREEAQQIAQQILKKPVSCYSGLRPLLQFYRTYLSYNEAIDLADEALERHPNVRYLKKQLANSYKWKIFSKEDSPRRQSMCDRAISLYTDLISLYPETSLKDKLELANIYAESDRTETANQIYENLFSNEQDPDELQILYFHYAKYSNFHIQDRNASIDYHKKAAEIPNPNKYGKKSFNILRKIEQRGRNQRCAEIYEFLKNLSSHNE, from the exons ATGAA CCCTGCTCAGACTGCCCTGAAGACTAAACTGGAAGAGCTGGAGTGTCACTTCACCTGGGAACTGGAACTCAGCAGGTACATGCTGCTCATTCACAGAGATCACCTGCAGGACATTGGCAGTGACGAGGGCTTTCCATGGCTGGGTCAGATGTACAACTTGTGGGCTTACATACACCACACCCTGGACTCCACTGACGCAGCCCTGCAGTGCCTCAGTAAGGCAGAGGAGGCCTTTCACCGAAACAGTCCTTCAGACACGATGGGTCCGTGGCAGCTGGTCCACTATGGGAACCTAGCCTGGGTGCACTATCACCTGGATAACCAGGCGGAGAGCCAGCGGTGCTTGACAAAGGTTGAGGGACTGCTACGAGATTACCCCTCGCCTTCCCAGGGAGAACTGCACCCTGAGGTGTGTGTTGAAAAAGCCTGGACCCTCATGAAGTTTGGCCAGGACAAAAGACTGAAAGCAATAGATTACTTTCAAATGGCTATTAGGATGGAACCTGAGAGAAAGGAGTGGCAATCAAGCTATGCCTTGGCCTTAGACTCAGTCTACTGTTTTCATCCAAACAATCAACAGAAGGAGTCTGAGGTTCTAGAGGAGCTGAGACTTGCCAAGGAACACGATCCAGACAACTTGTATGTAGCAAGTATCTATCTGTTAAGACTTGGCCGGAATGGCCAGGTGAGAAGGGAGGAAGCACAACAGATAGCGCAGCAAATTTTAAAGAAGCCTGTCAGTTGCTACAGTGGTCTTCGACCCTTACTTCAGTTTTACAGAACATATTTATCATACAATGAAGCTATTGACCTAGCAGACGAGGCTCTGGAAAGACACCCAAATGTGCGCTACCTGAAAAAACAGCTAGCGAATTCCTACAAATGGAAAATATTTTCAAAGGAGGACAGTCCGAGGAGGCAGAGCATGTGCGACAGAGCCATCAGTCTCTAtacagatctgatctcactataTCCAGAGACATCACTAAAGGACAAACTGGAGCTTGCGAACATCTACGCAGAATCAGACAGGACAGAAACAGCCAATCAGATCTATGAGAATTTATTCTCCAACGAGCAGGATCCAGACGAGTTGCAGATACTATACTTCCATTATGCCAAATACAGCAACTTCCACATCCAGGATCGCAATGCATCAATTGATTATCACAAGAAGGCAGCAGAGATACCTAATCCTAACAAATACGGTAAAAAGAGTTTCAACATCTTGAGGAAAATTGAACAACGGGGAAGAAATCAAAGATGTGCAGAAATCTATGAATTTCTCAAAAACCTTTCTTCTCACAATGAATAA